In the Hordeum vulgare subsp. vulgare chromosome 7H, MorexV3_pseudomolecules_assembly, whole genome shotgun sequence genome, one interval contains:
- the LOC123408702 gene encoding uncharacterized protein LOC123408702 encodes MPSGGRRLPPWTSPRGVAEAVPQRWSPSPAGAAGSGNHVSPPMSAGCCSYHVTLPVSSGGCSRPPRAPKAVDSPYLRAKQAQLIEKDPNKAVPLFWAAINSGERIESALKDMATVLKQANRAEEAIEAIRSFRDRCPNEAQESLDNILLDLYKKCGRTKEQIEMLTVKLRMVDEDLASGRWKAKLSKSHGRVVYLYLRDEKARLLGNLAWAYMQSENYEEAEMLYRQALAMEADYNKECNLGICLMKMGKVAEAKYLLQPIPYNCNDENHVKSFARATEMLRELESQALPSPVTQMKSKDSQILLAADVESLEYPHPQIFSSSSAQLNYEELQASVLVDTEKSEDCNSQALPSPITQLMRKGPQIMVATDGEKNGQNLQEYHDLSRLFNDAATPQSQLEKLRKRLVRKDRPNISTQNHVQTPSSAECLPNTNGIIDASENPVQEGKCLVDGDRKMWSDIVEEDEQQLGRDCKNTTSHGGSSKDASEQRNKTSSSSQGGSSSLKTPVASVRLQSSSAGSWRRNDSRISADENVNRNFVRTAPAWKQQKVHDHSNQVCQMLNRMHLNEKAQGTKQTPWRSSTAQRSLFHGHVPFGDNGHSQGANHTEAASRWPKNAGSTRPWRPQNRLRVFQEITNEMKQNVA; translated from the exons ATGCCGAGCGGGGGCAGGCGGCTGCCTCCATGGACGTCGCCGAGGGGCGTGGCAGAGGCGGTACCTCAGAGGTGGAGCCCCTCCCCGGCTGGCGCTGCTGGTTCCGGGAACCATGTCAGTCCGCCCATGAGCGCCGGCTGCTGCTCCTACCACGTCACCCTGCCGGTTAGCAGCGGCGGGTGCTCCCGGCCGCCGAGGGCGCCCAAGGCGGTCGATTCCCCGTACTTGAGGGCGAAGCAGGCGCAG TTAATTGAAAAGGATCCAAACAAGGCAGTTCCATTGTTCTGGGCAGCTATTAACAGTGGTGAACGAATTGAGAGTGCACTGAAGGATATGGCTACTGTACTGAAACAAGCAAATCGGGCTGAAGAAGCCATCGAAGCGATAAGATCCTTCCGTGACCGTTGTCCGAATGAAGCTCAGGAGTCTCTTGACAATATTCTTCTTGACCTATACAAG AAATGCGGTAGGACAAAAGAACAGATCGAAATGCTGACAGTGAAGCTGAGAATGGTTGATGAAGATCTAGCTTCTGGCCGGTGGAAAGCAAAGCTGTCTAAATCTCATGGAAGAGTAGTCTATCTCTATCTGAGGGATGAAAAGGCAAG GTTGTTGGGTAACCTCGCCTGGGCCTATATGCAGTCAGAAAACTATGAGGAGGCTgaaatgctctacag GCAAGCTCTTGCTATGGAAGCTGATTATAACAAAGAGTGTAATTTAGGCATCTGCTTGATGAAGATGGGAAAGGTAGCTGAAGCTAAATACCTTCTCCAACCTATACCTTACAACTGCAATGATGAAAACCATGTGAAATCTTTTGCACGGGCTACTGAAATGCTTAGGGAACTTGAGTCACAAGCACTCCCTTCTCCCGTAACTCAGATGAAGTCTAAAGATTCACAGATTTTACTTGCTGCTGATGTGGAGAGTCTTGAATATCCACATCCACAAATATTCTCTAGTTCTTCAGCTCAACTGAATTATGAAGAACTGCAAGCTTCAGTTTTGGTGGATACAGAGAAGAGTGAGGATTGTAACTCACAAGCGCTTCCATCTCCAATAACTCAGTTGATGCGTAAAGGACCACAAATCATGGTTGCTACTGATGGAGagaagaatggacaaaatctgcaggAGTACCATGATCTTTCAAGACTGTTCAATGATGCTGCCACACCACAGTCTCAACTCGAGAAACTACGAAAGCGGCTGGTAAGAAAGGACAGACCAAATATCAGCACACAGAATCATGTTCAAACTCCTAGCTCAGCTGAATGCCTGCCAAACACTAATGGCATCATCGATGCTAGTGAGAATCCTGTGCAAGAGGGGAAGTGTttggttgatggtgatagaaaAATGTGGTCTGACATAGTGGAGGAGGATGAACAGCAACTGGGGCGCGATTGCAAGAACACTACGtcacatggtgggagcagcaaggATGCAAGTGAGCAGAGGAATAAAACATCATCATCTTCTCAAGGAGGAAGCAGCAGCCTCAAAACCCCTGTTGCAAGTGTTCGGCTACAAAGTTCATCTGCAGGTTCATGGAGACGCAATGACTCCAGAATCTCGGCGGATGAGAACGTGAACCGGAATTTCGTCAGGACAGCTCCAGCATGGAAGCAGCAGAAGGTTCATGATCACAGCAATCAAGTCTGTCAAATGCTCAACAGGATGCATCTCAACGAGAAAGCTCAAGGCACCAAGCAAACACCATGGAGAAGCAGTACAGCTCAGCGTTCACTTTTCCACGGTCATGTACCGTTCGGTGACAATGGACACTCTCAGGGTGCCAATCACACCGAGGCCGCTAGCCGCTGGCCTAAGAACGCGGGGAGCACAAGACCGTGGAGGCCGCAGAACCGTTTGCGGGTCTTCCAGGAAATCACAAATGAGATGAAGCAAAATGTTGCATAG